A region of Myxococcus stipitatus DSM 14675 DNA encodes the following proteins:
- a CDS encoding ATP-binding cassette domain-containing protein, whose translation MIRATNLHKRFGKVTAVEDVSFTAEDGMITGLLGPNGAGKTTTLRMLYTLVRPDGGSATVDGVDVVSRPEDVRRALGVLPDARGLYPRLTAREHARYYGELHGLSGAALDKRVDELVDLLDMKDIADRRVEGFSQGERVKVALARALVHGPRNVLLDEPTNGLDVMSTRAVRTLLRRLRDEGRCVVFSSHVMQEVAALCERIVVVARGRVVADGTPDALRASTGKDNLEEAFVATIGSEQGLTS comes from the coding sequence ATGATTCGAGCAACGAACCTGCACAAGCGCTTCGGGAAGGTGACGGCCGTGGAGGATGTGTCCTTCACCGCCGAGGATGGAATGATCACGGGCCTGCTGGGCCCCAACGGCGCGGGCAAGACGACGACGCTGCGCATGCTCTACACGCTGGTGCGGCCGGATGGCGGCTCGGCGACGGTGGACGGCGTGGACGTGGTGAGCCGCCCCGAGGACGTGCGGCGCGCGCTGGGCGTCCTGCCGGATGCGCGCGGCCTGTACCCCCGGCTCACCGCCCGCGAGCACGCGCGCTACTACGGCGAGCTGCACGGGCTGTCCGGCGCGGCGCTCGACAAGCGCGTGGACGAGCTGGTGGACCTCCTGGACATGAAGGACATCGCGGACCGGCGCGTGGAGGGCTTCAGCCAGGGCGAGCGCGTGAAGGTGGCGCTGGCGCGGGCGCTGGTGCACGGGCCGCGCAACGTGCTCTTGGACGAGCCCACCAACGGGCTGGATGTGATGAGCACCCGCGCGGTGCGCACGTTGCTGCGGCGGCTCCGGGACGAGGGGCGCTGCGTCGTCTTCTCCAGCCACGTCATGCAGGAGGTGGCGGCGCTGTGTGAGCGCATCGTCGTGGTGGCGCGGGGGCGGGTGGTGGCGGACGGGACGCCGGACGCGCTGCGCGCGAGCACCGGCAAGGACAACCTGGAAGAAGCCTTCGTCGCGACCATCGGCAGTGAGCAGGGGTTGACGTCATGA
- a CDS encoding alpha/beta hydrolase codes for MFGLLAVVLASCSQGSSSAPRRTLELKPCRLEGLATPALCGTHEVFEDRAARTGRKLSLRVAVVPALAAQPQPDPLVFLVGGPGQAATQAGMMLGGVERIRRQRDIVLMDMRGTGEGSPLECEFVEEEAGLSAHFDDTATMARLRECRKHWDADVRQYTTPISVADLDEVRAALGYEKVNLWGVSYGTRAALVYMRQFPERVRTAILDGVAPMGLTLPLYMPRDAQRALDMLLSHCEQDAACEKSFPALRSRTEALLAKLAEAPARVKVAHPRTGVLEEIVVSRQALLGGVFQQLYIAESSSLVPLMLDRVTRDDWSPFVALSLGMGKLEKSLNRGLQFAVVCAEDAPYFDAAAVERESKGTWIGTTMGMETLAACADWPRATLPPDFREPVVSDVPTLLLSGELDPVTPPSWGEEAMRTLKNSLHVVSPGVGHNTQGVACVRALMAEVVAQGSVANLKTSCGGKVSRPPLFTTFAGSVP; via the coding sequence ATGTTCGGGCTCTTGGCGGTGGTGCTGGCGTCGTGCTCCCAGGGGAGCTCCAGCGCTCCGCGGCGCACCTTGGAGCTGAAGCCCTGTCGGTTGGAGGGGTTGGCGACGCCCGCGCTGTGCGGCACACATGAGGTCTTCGAGGACCGCGCGGCTCGGACGGGGCGCAAGCTGTCGCTGCGGGTGGCGGTGGTGCCGGCGCTGGCGGCCCAGCCCCAGCCGGACCCGCTGGTGTTCCTGGTGGGAGGCCCCGGGCAGGCGGCCACCCAGGCGGGGATGATGCTGGGCGGGGTGGAGCGCATCCGCCGCCAGCGCGACATCGTGCTGATGGACATGCGGGGCACTGGAGAGGGCAGTCCGCTCGAGTGTGAGTTCGTGGAGGAGGAGGCGGGGCTGTCCGCCCACTTCGACGACACGGCGACGATGGCGCGCCTGCGCGAGTGCCGGAAGCACTGGGACGCGGACGTGCGTCAGTACACCACGCCCATCTCCGTGGCGGACCTGGACGAGGTGCGCGCGGCGCTGGGGTACGAGAAGGTCAATCTCTGGGGTGTGTCCTACGGCACGCGCGCGGCGCTGGTGTACATGCGCCAGTTTCCCGAGCGCGTGCGCACCGCCATCCTCGACGGCGTGGCGCCCATGGGGTTGACGCTCCCGCTGTACATGCCGCGCGATGCGCAGCGCGCGCTGGACATGCTCCTGTCCCACTGCGAGCAGGACGCGGCCTGCGAGAAGAGCTTCCCCGCGCTGCGCTCGCGCACGGAGGCGCTGCTGGCGAAGCTCGCGGAGGCGCCCGCGCGCGTGAAGGTGGCGCACCCTCGCACGGGCGTGCTGGAGGAGATTGTCGTCTCGCGGCAGGCCCTGCTGGGTGGCGTGTTCCAGCAGCTCTACATCGCGGAGTCGTCGTCGCTGGTGCCTTTGATGCTGGACCGGGTGACGCGGGATGACTGGTCGCCCTTCGTCGCGCTGAGCCTGGGGATGGGGAAGCTGGAGAAGTCGCTGAACCGGGGGCTCCAGTTCGCCGTGGTCTGCGCGGAGGATGCGCCCTACTTCGACGCCGCGGCGGTGGAGCGCGAGTCGAAGGGGACGTGGATTGGCACCACCATGGGGATGGAGACGCTGGCCGCGTGCGCGGACTGGCCTCGCGCGACGCTGCCCCCGGACTTCCGCGAGCCGGTGGTCTCCGACGTGCCCACGCTGCTGCTCTCCGGAGAGCTGGACCCGGTGACGCCGCCCTCATGGGGTGAGGAGGCGATGCGCACGTTGAAGAACAGCCTGCACGTGGTGTCGCCGGGCGTGGGCCACAACACCCAGGGCGTCGCCTGCGTGCGCGCGCTGATGGCGGAGGTGGTGGCGCAGGGCAGCGTGGCGAACCTGAAGACCTCGTGTGGGGGCAAGGTGTCCCGGCCTCCACTGTTCACGACTTTCGCCGGCTCCGTGCCCTGA
- a CDS encoding LEA type 2 family protein translates to MPTMKRAALVLVALTFTTLSGCAALQSALKSAFKKPTLTFKTARLSSASLSDATVDLVYEVNNPNGFGLELASVDYAFFVEGKQVVAGKPRKGLDLKANGRSELVFPANVKFADIAPVVETFLNKDQAAYKAQGSVGVQTPIGVLSFPLQKEGTFDVPKIPQVSFQQPRITSINLTSATVEFPLAITNRNSFPLPIAGITGALKVAGADVGTLSTGNLGMLDGSGTKQVSLPLTIHFARAASAAMALRSGGNAKLSLDGRLTSDTQSVPLNLNQLVNIVK, encoded by the coding sequence ATGCCCACGATGAAACGCGCCGCCCTCGTCCTGGTTGCCCTCACCTTCACCACGCTCAGCGGCTGCGCCGCCCTCCAGAGCGCCCTGAAGAGCGCCTTCAAGAAGCCCACCCTCACCTTCAAGACGGCCCGGCTCTCCAGCGCCTCGCTCTCCGACGCCACCGTCGACCTCGTCTACGAGGTCAACAACCCCAACGGCTTCGGCCTGGAACTGGCGTCGGTGGACTACGCCTTCTTCGTCGAGGGCAAGCAGGTGGTGGCCGGCAAGCCGCGCAAGGGCCTGGACCTCAAGGCCAATGGCAGGAGCGAGCTCGTCTTCCCCGCCAACGTGAAGTTCGCGGACATCGCCCCCGTCGTGGAGACCTTCCTCAACAAGGACCAGGCCGCCTACAAGGCCCAGGGCAGCGTGGGCGTCCAGACGCCCATCGGCGTGCTGTCCTTCCCCCTCCAGAAGGAGGGCACCTTCGACGTCCCGAAGATTCCCCAGGTCAGCTTCCAGCAGCCGCGCATCACCAGCATCAACCTCACCAGCGCCACGGTGGAGTTCCCCCTGGCCATCACCAACCGCAACAGCTTCCCCCTGCCCATCGCCGGCATCACCGGCGCGCTCAAGGTCGCCGGGGCGGATGTGGGCACGCTGTCCACCGGCAACCTGGGCATGCTCGACGGCAGTGGGACCAAGCAGGTGTCCCTGCCGCTCACCATCCACTTCGCGCGCGCGGCCTCCGCCGCCATGGCCCTGCGCTCGGGGGGCAACGCCAAGCTGAGCCTGGACGGACGCCTCACCTCCGACACCCAGTCCGTGCCCCTCAACCTGAACCAGCTCGTCAACATCGTGAAATGA
- the panD gene encoding aspartate 1-decarboxylase — MSRILFKSKIHRATVTQADLDYEGSVTIDRNLLHAADIVPYEKVAVWNVTRGTRLETYALEGEPGSGVICINGAAAHLNQPGDLVILATFTEVEESKVRDWKPTVVFVDGKNRIVPGRTEEVPGPARRSA; from the coding sequence ATGAGCCGCATCCTCTTCAAGTCCAAGATCCACCGCGCGACGGTGACGCAGGCCGACCTGGATTACGAAGGTTCGGTCACCATCGACCGCAACCTCCTCCACGCCGCGGACATCGTCCCGTATGAGAAGGTCGCTGTCTGGAACGTCACCCGCGGAACCCGACTGGAGACGTACGCCCTGGAGGGTGAGCCCGGCAGCGGCGTCATCTGCATCAACGGCGCCGCCGCGCACCTCAACCAGCCGGGGGACCTGGTCATCCTCGCCACCTTCACCGAGGTGGAGGAGTCCAAGGTCCGCGACTGGAAGCCCACGGTGGTGTTCGTCGACGGGAAGAACCGCATCGTCCCCGGGCGCACAGAAGAAGTGCCGGGCCCCGCGCGACGGAGCGCGTGA
- a CDS encoding EcsC family protein, with product MAFYDSVAERLAFMKKLTPAELKKLGSARLSDIVLQETKRARVRVAELEKRYPRAEVRELAQRLVDEKKNLASMVGGVSGVFGLVALPADLLFMAYLQIILLTDVATLYKVNLKSERARAEMLDLFGYANGLGPMQRSSPKVLGKLAAMLLEKGGLHTLGRAMPLVAAPITAYFNNQHIQRVGEQAVRFYEGFDKAHAKARAQRHQQTG from the coding sequence ATGGCCTTCTACGACAGCGTGGCGGAACGCCTGGCCTTCATGAAGAAGCTGACCCCGGCGGAGCTCAAGAAGCTGGGCTCGGCGCGGCTGTCGGACATCGTCCTCCAGGAGACAAAGCGCGCCCGGGTCCGGGTGGCGGAGCTGGAGAAGCGCTACCCCCGGGCGGAGGTCCGGGAGTTGGCCCAGCGGCTGGTGGATGAGAAGAAGAACCTGGCCAGCATGGTGGGCGGCGTCAGCGGCGTCTTCGGGCTGGTGGCCCTGCCCGCGGACCTGCTGTTCATGGCCTATCTGCAAATCATCCTGCTGACGGACGTGGCCACGCTCTACAAGGTCAACCTCAAGAGCGAGCGCGCCCGGGCGGAGATGCTGGACCTGTTCGGTTATGCCAACGGCCTGGGGCCCATGCAGCGCTCCAGCCCGAAGGTGCTCGGGAAGCTGGCGGCGATGCTGCTGGAGAAGGGCGGCCTCCACACCCTGGGGAGGGCCATGCCGCTGGTGGCCGCGCCCATCACCGCCTACTTCAACAACCAGCACATCCAACGGGTGGGTGAGCAGGCGGTCCGCTTCTACGAGGGCTTCGACAAGGCCCACGCCAAGGCCCGGGCCCAGCGCCACCAGCAGACCGGCTGA
- a CDS encoding MarR family winged helix-turn-helix transcriptional regulator, with the protein MSELSVEVRVQVARLRNLIIDVARCGALGSPIGSLPHHELDPMEVQAIWWLKAESLLPVNVLADRLGGIALPRLSRLLDRLEDAKLVQRERSVRHDRRRVRVRLTEQGRALAENADSVVQERMARLLMPLGGEQRSALIDLLEGWVEALGCWNRAEEMAAEESDADAAREPHHARLPSLEDVGVTANAA; encoded by the coding sequence ATGTCCGAGCTTTCGGTGGAAGTGCGGGTGCAGGTGGCGCGGTTGCGGAACCTCATCATCGACGTCGCGCGGTGTGGCGCCCTCGGCAGCCCCATAGGCTCCTTGCCTCACCACGAGCTGGACCCCATGGAGGTGCAGGCCATCTGGTGGCTGAAGGCGGAGAGCCTGCTGCCCGTCAATGTCCTCGCCGACCGCCTGGGCGGCATCGCCCTCCCCCGGCTGAGCCGGCTGTTGGACCGGCTGGAGGACGCCAAGCTCGTCCAGCGCGAGCGCTCCGTGCGGCATGATCGCCGTCGGGTGCGCGTGCGCCTCACGGAGCAGGGGCGGGCCCTGGCGGAGAACGCGGACTCGGTGGTGCAGGAGCGCATGGCGCGGCTCTTGATGCCCCTGGGCGGCGAGCAGCGCAGCGCGCTGATTGACCTCCTGGAGGGCTGGGTGGAGGCCCTGGGCTGCTGGAATCGCGCGGAGGAGATGGCCGCCGAGGAGTCCGACGCGGACGCCGCCCGCGAGCCCCACCACGCGCGGCTGCCCTCCCTCGAGGACGTGGGCGTCACCGCCAACGCGGCCTGA
- a CDS encoding Ig-like domain-containing protein, which produces MFPRSRRTAALLSTCALFAMTGCGSDDPSSPTPDPSDVTKPHVTASSPAEGATDVLPVQRFKLDAKTTGLQRVVTVSFSEPMDRQQAQVSLIDITTPAVAPRALTGVWSDDGKSLSLTIPRPQADLPPLEEDRHYALDLTALRDVSGNALDSVHEGLKDGRLDFTTGKRDRVVEHACAHALLDTPIPLTAGASPTAAYPAADTSHKVYALTLPASGAAFLGYTEVVSAEREEAIVMYLGHEFTVTVHDVTEAETLIPTSLTPAPEVCVPVITHMLKFTAPAGDRFLRLTHGPTTRDAYTFVFERL; this is translated from the coding sequence ATGTTCCCGCGTTCCCGCCGCACCGCCGCCCTGCTCTCCACCTGTGCCCTCTTCGCCATGACGGGCTGCGGGTCGGATGACCCGTCGTCCCCCACGCCAGACCCCAGCGACGTCACGAAGCCCCACGTCACCGCGTCCAGCCCCGCCGAAGGCGCCACCGACGTCCTGCCCGTCCAACGCTTCAAGCTGGATGCGAAGACCACGGGCTTGCAGCGCGTCGTCACCGTCTCCTTCAGCGAGCCCATGGACCGCCAGCAAGCGCAGGTGTCGCTCATCGACATCACCACCCCCGCCGTCGCGCCGCGCGCGCTGACGGGGGTCTGGTCCGACGATGGCAAGAGCCTGTCCCTCACCATCCCGCGCCCCCAGGCGGACCTCCCGCCGCTCGAGGAAGACAGACACTACGCGCTGGACCTCACGGCGCTGCGAGATGTCTCCGGCAACGCGCTGGACTCCGTGCATGAGGGCTTGAAGGACGGCCGCCTCGACTTCACCACCGGCAAGCGAGACCGCGTCGTCGAGCACGCCTGCGCCCACGCGCTCCTGGACACGCCCATCCCCCTCACCGCGGGCGCCTCCCCCACCGCCGCGTATCCCGCGGCCGACACCTCCCACAAGGTCTACGCGCTGACGCTGCCCGCGAGCGGCGCCGCCTTCCTCGGCTACACGGAGGTCGTGTCGGCGGAGCGCGAGGAGGCCATCGTGATGTACCTGGGCCACGAGTTCACCGTGACGGTCCACGACGTGACGGAGGCCGAGACGCTCATCCCCACGAGCCTCACCCCCGCGCCGGAGGTCTGCGTGCCTGTGATTACGCACATGCTCAAGTTCACCGCGCCCGCGGGGGACCGCTTCCTGCGCCTCACCCATGGCCCCACCACTCGAGACGCGTACACCTTCGTCTTCGAGCGGCTCTAG
- a CDS encoding Crp/Fnr family transcriptional regulator translates to MRYPKLYEKMAPLGPIPEQEWVRAEALGREQGVERKGLFLRPGEKVDRFGLVLQGVFRLVRVSARGAEMVKAFRSEGDLVGAYAEMLMRVPSMTTIEALEPSRLLVFREQDIQALEAGHVCWVRVLRRVAERHFLMKERREQEFLEFSAEERLDMFWSEHAHLKGRVPQRDVAAYLGITEVALSRIMSRRRKRAESEED, encoded by the coding sequence GTGAGATACCCGAAGCTCTACGAGAAGATGGCTCCGCTCGGTCCCATCCCCGAGCAGGAGTGGGTGCGCGCGGAGGCGCTGGGGCGCGAGCAGGGCGTGGAGCGCAAGGGCCTCTTCCTGCGCCCCGGAGAGAAGGTGGACCGCTTCGGGCTGGTGCTCCAGGGCGTGTTCCGGCTGGTGCGGGTGTCGGCGCGCGGCGCGGAGATGGTGAAGGCGTTCCGCTCCGAGGGCGACCTGGTGGGCGCCTATGCGGAGATGCTCATGCGGGTGCCGTCGATGACCACCATCGAGGCGCTGGAGCCCTCGCGCCTCCTGGTGTTCCGCGAGCAGGACATCCAGGCGCTGGAGGCGGGCCACGTGTGCTGGGTGCGCGTGTTGCGCCGCGTCGCGGAGCGGCACTTCCTGATGAAGGAGCGCCGCGAGCAGGAGTTCCTGGAGTTCTCCGCGGAGGAGCGGTTGGACATGTTCTGGTCGGAGCATGCCCACCTGAAGGGCCGCGTGCCGCAGCGAGACGTGGCCGCGTATCTGGGCATCACCGAGGTGGCCCTGAGCCGCATCATGTCTCGCCGCCGCAAGCGCGCGGAGTCCGAGGAGGACTAG
- a CDS encoding sterol desaturase family protein, translating to MSINVYAIATPFVIALAMGEFIYCVAKRNGYYSFQDSIASVGTAVINQCVNVAVALLVLPLFAQLGQFAFWKFDSTSPWAILGLFLGVDFLFYWFHRFGHRTNIGWAAHSPHHSTEELNYAVALRASVTQRIFSFLFYWPLVIVGFSPEAVLTMVAFHLVLQFIPHTRVIPKMPRWIESWLNTPSHHRVHHARNERYLDKNYAGSLIIWDRMFGTYAEETEECSYGVTTPPNTWDPTFINFQYWGKLVSDAVKTRSTWDRLRLWLMPTGWRPSDLPPRDELKWTPGEEAKFQSMELPNIRGYLIFQMVTSMPFMLLVSHHGSPLTGWQKLTLSILFWAMATAWGGMMESKRWGLPLEMARVLTSGGSVLLWLTQAGAPLTWRTLTAAWLAVTLVWLSVARMSHRTSAPEPRASR from the coding sequence ATGTCCATCAACGTCTACGCCATCGCCACGCCCTTCGTCATCGCGCTGGCGATGGGTGAGTTCATCTACTGCGTGGCGAAGCGCAACGGCTACTACAGCTTCCAGGACTCCATCGCGAGCGTGGGCACGGCCGTCATCAACCAGTGCGTCAACGTCGCCGTCGCCCTGCTGGTGCTGCCCCTCTTCGCGCAGCTGGGACAGTTCGCGTTCTGGAAGTTCGACAGCACCTCGCCGTGGGCGATTCTGGGATTGTTCCTGGGCGTCGACTTCCTCTTCTACTGGTTCCACCGCTTCGGGCACCGCACCAACATCGGCTGGGCCGCGCACTCGCCGCACCACTCCACCGAGGAGCTCAACTACGCGGTGGCCCTGCGCGCCAGCGTCACCCAGCGCATCTTCTCGTTCCTCTTCTACTGGCCGCTCGTCATCGTCGGCTTCTCGCCGGAGGCCGTGCTGACCATGGTGGCCTTCCACCTGGTCCTCCAGTTCATCCCCCACACGCGCGTCATCCCGAAGATGCCGCGGTGGATTGAGTCCTGGCTCAACACGCCGTCCCACCACCGCGTCCACCACGCGCGCAACGAGCGCTACCTCGACAAGAACTACGCGGGCTCGCTCATCATCTGGGACCGCATGTTCGGCACCTACGCGGAGGAGACCGAGGAGTGCTCCTACGGCGTCACCACGCCGCCGAACACCTGGGACCCCACCTTCATCAACTTCCAGTACTGGGGGAAGCTGGTCAGCGACGCGGTGAAGACGCGCTCCACCTGGGACCGGCTGCGCCTGTGGCTCATGCCCACCGGCTGGAGGCCCTCCGATTTGCCCCCGCGCGATGAGCTCAAGTGGACACCCGGCGAGGAAGCGAAGTTCCAGTCGATGGAGCTGCCCAACATCCGCGGCTACCTCATCTTCCAGATGGTGACGTCCATGCCGTTCATGCTGTTGGTCAGCCATCACGGTTCGCCATTGACGGGCTGGCAGAAGCTGACGCTCAGCATCCTCTTCTGGGCGATGGCCACCGCGTGGGGCGGAATGATGGAGTCCAAACGCTGGGGCCTCCCGCTGGAGATGGCCCGTGTCCTCACGTCCGGTGGCTCTGTGTTGTTGTGGCTCACGCAAGCCGGTGCACCGCTCACCTGGAGAACACTCACGGCCGCGTGGCTCGCGGTGACGCTCGTCTGGTTGAGCGTGGCGCGCATGAGCCATCGCACTTCCGCGCCCGAGCCGCGCGCCTCGCGCTGA
- a CDS encoding DUF2378 family protein, which produces MDSPAHLQARMALCRPEHMVLDLFVRSLRESIAQHMCQALKHAAGFILPDAPPRGAPTHRSAREYLELLHEGANTLNQLLGHDYATAVEQLSFTASGPVFSAPVGAMVMAIAGEDPHRGLFLGSGLAEATSTFGERDYERLSDSSARLRFKDEFFGPAWCTGLVRGGLLQKNPEQRFHVSLETGEPPYKDFSLLVTW; this is translated from the coding sequence ATGGACTCTCCCGCGCACCTGCAAGCCCGCATGGCCCTGTGTCGCCCCGAGCACATGGTCCTCGACTTGTTCGTGAGGAGCCTGCGCGAGAGCATCGCCCAGCACATGTGCCAGGCGCTGAAGCACGCCGCGGGGTTCATCCTCCCGGATGCCCCGCCCCGAGGCGCCCCCACGCACCGCTCCGCGCGCGAGTACCTGGAGCTGCTCCACGAAGGCGCCAACACCCTGAACCAGCTCCTGGGCCACGACTATGCGACGGCCGTGGAGCAGCTCTCCTTCACCGCCTCCGGCCCCGTCTTCTCCGCGCCCGTGGGCGCCATGGTGATGGCCATCGCCGGCGAGGACCCGCACCGCGGCCTCTTCCTGGGCTCCGGCCTCGCGGAGGCCACGAGCACCTTCGGCGAGCGCGACTACGAGCGCCTCTCCGACAGCTCCGCGCGCCTGCGCTTCAAGGACGAGTTCTTCGGCCCCGCCTGGTGCACGGGCCTGGTCCGAGGGGGCCTGCTCCAGAAGAACCCCGAGCAGCGCTTCCACGTGAGCCTGGAGACGGGCGAGCCGCCCTACAAGGACTTCTCCCTGCTCGTCACCTGGTAG
- the trxA gene encoding thioredoxin: MATVEITKDNFKETVGKDGIVILDWWAAWCGPCRAFAPTFEAASDKHPDVVFGKIDTDAQPDLSGAFEIRSIPTLMVFRDGILLFEQPGALPAAALEDLLRQVRALDMVAVKKEAEERRSKEAPKA; the protein is encoded by the coding sequence ATGGCGACGGTGGAAATCACCAAGGACAACTTCAAGGAGACGGTCGGCAAGGACGGCATCGTCATCCTGGACTGGTGGGCGGCGTGGTGTGGGCCGTGTCGGGCGTTCGCGCCCACTTTCGAGGCGGCATCGGACAAGCACCCGGACGTCGTGTTCGGGAAGATTGATACCGACGCGCAGCCGGACCTGTCCGGGGCGTTCGAGATTCGCTCCATCCCCACGCTGATGGTGTTCCGGGATGGCATCCTGCTCTTCGAGCAGCCGGGAGCACTGCCCGCCGCGGCGCTGGAGGACCTGCTGCGCCAGGTCCGCGCGCTCGACATGGTGGCGGTGAAGAAGGAAGCCGAGGAGCGCCGCAGCAAGGAAGCCCCCAAGGCTTGA
- a CDS encoding FKBP-type peptidyl-prolyl cis-trans isomerase produces the protein MSLKIEDSKVGTGDEAKAGQTVSVHYVGTLTDGKKFDSSRDRGQPFSFKLGAGQVIQGWDQGVAGMKVGGVRKLTIPPDLGYGARGAGGVIPPNATLVFEVELLGVR, from the coding sequence ATGAGCCTGAAGATTGAAGACTCGAAGGTGGGCACCGGTGACGAGGCCAAGGCCGGGCAGACGGTCTCCGTGCACTACGTGGGCACGCTGACGGACGGCAAGAAGTTCGACAGCAGCCGCGACCGCGGGCAGCCCTTCTCGTTCAAGCTGGGTGCGGGTCAGGTCATCCAGGGCTGGGACCAGGGCGTCGCGGGCATGAAGGTGGGCGGCGTGCGCAAGCTCACGATTCCTCCCGACCTGGGGTACGGCGCGCGCGGCGCGGGGGGCGTGATTCCGCCCAACGCCACGCTGGTGTTCGAGGTGGAGCTCCTGGGCGTCCGCTGA
- a CDS encoding outer membrane protein, giving the protein MKVKILAGAIGALMYGTSAVAADGDCPTPRASLTEQGHGVLLAQAQDDPSQGVDSIQQEDLIIETEPVPDTSDSSNQQPGTGGSGISDDSSDQGVTPKGQLFMNVPLKCEPTDQSGTGGSGSGDMGSQSQSLTPSSPQPRPEAAPPVQSQPESYPAPSQDAVGGSGLSAPTADYRPTTDDLEPVEVEKKDKNKISGVSVSVGGGVEGYTGALAPQLDPGPTAGVTAGFKPLKQVGVEVGYSGALNNIDSKRGPVGGDSPDLIRNGGTAVLTVGVTPSAWQPYLLGGIGLSHLNFRHGESLGYKDDTIGTVPAGVGLRGHVGHFLVDARANYNFMFDKDFAPGLEPGAQDLSGGGSYQGTISVGGTF; this is encoded by the coding sequence ATGAAAGTGAAGATACTGGCGGGCGCTATTGGGGCGTTGATGTACGGGACCTCGGCTGTGGCGGCGGATGGTGACTGCCCGACGCCCCGGGCGAGCCTGACGGAGCAGGGCCACGGCGTGTTGCTGGCGCAGGCCCAGGACGACCCTTCGCAGGGAGTCGACTCCATTCAGCAGGAGGACCTCATCATCGAGACCGAGCCGGTTCCGGACACCTCGGACTCGAGCAATCAGCAGCCTGGAACGGGAGGCAGCGGCATCTCCGATGACAGCTCCGACCAGGGCGTGACGCCCAAGGGTCAGCTGTTCATGAACGTGCCGCTGAAGTGCGAGCCGACGGACCAGTCCGGCACGGGCGGCAGCGGCTCGGGCGACATGGGCTCGCAGTCGCAGTCCCTGACGCCTTCGTCTCCGCAGCCCCGACCGGAGGCCGCGCCTCCGGTGCAGTCGCAGCCTGAGTCCTATCCCGCCCCGTCCCAGGACGCGGTGGGTGGCAGCGGCCTCAGCGCGCCGACGGCGGACTACCGCCCCACGACGGATGACCTGGAGCCGGTGGAGGTGGAGAAGAAGGACAAGAACAAGATCTCGGGCGTGAGTGTGTCCGTGGGCGGTGGTGTGGAGGGTTACACCGGCGCGCTGGCACCTCAGCTGGACCCGGGCCCGACGGCGGGTGTGACGGCGGGCTTCAAGCCCCTGAAGCAGGTGGGCGTGGAGGTGGGGTACTCCGGCGCGCTCAACAACATCGACAGCAAGCGCGGCCCAGTGGGCGGTGACAGCCCGGACCTCATCCGCAACGGTGGTACGGCGGTGCTGACGGTGGGGGTGACGCCGTCCGCGTGGCAGCCGTATCTGCTGGGCGGCATCGGCTTGAGCCACCTCAACTTCCGCCATGGCGAGTCGCTGGGCTACAAGGATGACACCATCGGCACGGTGCCCGCGGGTGTGGGGTTGCGCGGCCACGTGGGGCACTTCCTGGTGGATGCTCGCGCCAACTACAACTTCATGTTCGACAAGGACTTCGCCCCGGGCCTGGAGCCGGGCGCGCAGGACCTGTCGGGCGGCGGCAGCTACCAGGGCACCATCAGCGTGGGTGGTACGTTCTGA